One stretch of Acropora muricata isolate sample 2 chromosome 12, ASM3666990v1, whole genome shotgun sequence DNA includes these proteins:
- the LOC136892894 gene encoding uncharacterized protein — translation MWARDEVSSCNCSEKSYRHVHCRCLRCNGKATTRKTELRHWSEARLCAEGASGTFRFNCSDSDEESDTETTEMDIDGEGTDSQELLEMDENPDVENDVIVKDSDNCDTENANPLMKLVVKAVLEAVSIMDNSGASINTFEDILDYGKSMLLESISSDIDVDILLELWPKDWKAVQSLLEGQGYSDATEYYICICREEKEVRRCGKASVKYVYSRNWSVMSSKDELCPHCGSRGYIKYYYLGLSSKVKNWFKTKSMCRKMLCHWREKEHWLEQTSSWPIKKEFWDGQRWVDLQWFWDPNQTWLLPTRCTSCKAVISAETIASCEKDESGGSYVECSECLETVPCEVKIANGSPLNLALIGHWDAWLPFKTGLRSCGSLEISIANMCKEDRAHVDEVYVVGFVPCTSVPNDVPESYDPFLKPLMDDICEGFIDGFQVSYPAGIAIDNYQPREVETVRTLLLCWAADHPGQCEVGKFLNQGKCGCRRCKMTGQQSEHSNRYYYGNNRYHCRYPWVKRNIQLELENLYDVDNETRKSVRKTLSSEKGFTGTSVLHKYLHPLYGFDILQHMVFDVFHTVLLNLCKNQIQRMLELELIDTAHLDEKLKTFPWTQELKSGRIPVAVGKEGKGLGFWKAEGFQKFFFPLLECVLEGKMENLTELEILCSVSRFVELHFISGRDGWTDEMIQMHRKLAQRINVKIEEAQGIEMCTISVHNMIHIHEDIINFSATDNYWCAVFERAVKSYVKRSHNCKGVERSFAKAEARREFLKSLKEGDDNPCDECDTSQCIVRSVEAAKVICHKKGRHALLLGSSKGVSQLTSENHIKIATALSLPPVEISAVSTNAKKCFLSNIGYEGLVLSSNDNIIVRLGGSEAVVCVQKFLSVRCKGEECQLLGEGNVKPFQQDGSGHIDVNFWNGFPKVQMQPASETVFFSTEDVARKVMLYDCGDNIATVVDYMRRLRSLPYELIVPVYPEKDEMLLIQGEHPGDVWYGKVLSIDRAKHEVEIVFFVEKRHHPGRFERETYGRAAVNTVSLDSVTGVAQGQWISTNCWLKNM, via the exons ATGTGGGCTAGAGATGAAGTGTCTTCATGCAACTGCTCTGAGAAGTCCTATAGACATGTACACTGCCGATGCTTGCGTTGCAACGGAAAAGCAACCACTAGAAAGACGGAATTGCGGCATTGGTCAGAAGCTCGATTATGTGCTGAAGGTGCTTCAGGCACTTTTCGATTTAATTGTTCGGACTCTGATGAAGAGTCGGATACCGAGACAACTGAGATGGATATCGACGGCGAAGGGACTGACTCGCAGGAGTTACTAGAAATGGATGAAAATCCTGATGTCGAAAATGACGTGATTGTTAAAGACTCGGACAACTGTGACACTGAGAATGCAAATCCTCTAATGAAACTTGTTGTGAAGGCGGTGCTTGAAGCAGTGAGTATTATGGATAATTCTGGAGCTTCGATTAATACATTTGAAGACATTCTCGATTATGGAAAATCAATGCTTTTGGAGTCAATTTCAAGTGACATTGATGTTGATATTCTCTTGGAGTTATGGCCAAAAGACTGGAAAGCAGTCCAATCACTTCTTGAGGGACAGGGTTATTCTGATGCTACGGAGTATTACATTTGTATCTGTAGAGAAGAGAAAGAGGTGCGGAGATGTGGAAAGGCAAGTGTGAAGTATGTATACAGCCGCAATTGGAGTGTTATGAGCAGCAAAGATGAACTATGCCCTCACTGTGGCAGTCGTGGATACATTAAATATTACTATCTTGGGTTAAGCAGCAAGGTCAAAAACTGGTTTAAAACGAAAAGTATGTGCAGAAAAATGTTGTGTCATTGGAGGGAGAAAGAACACTGGCTTGAACAGACTTCAAGCTGGCCTATCAAAAAGGAATTTTGGGATGGACAAAGATGGGTAGACCTGCAGTGGTTTTGGGATCCAAACCAGACATGGCTTCTTCCCACAAGATGCACCAGCTGTAAAGCTGTAATTTCAGCAGAAACTATTGCCAGTTGTGAAAAGGATGAAAGTGGAGGGTCATATGTTGAGTGCTCAGAGTGTCTGGAGACAGTTCCTTGTGAAGTCAAAATAGCTAATGGGTCTCCTCTAAATCTGGCCTTAATTGGTCACTGGGATGCCTGGCTACCTTTCAAAACAGGCTTAAGGAGCTGTGGCTCACTTGAAATTTCAATTGCAAACATGTGCAAAGAAGATCGTGCCCATGTGGATGAAGTCTATGTGGTGGGGTTTGTGCCATGCACTTCTGTTCCCAATGACGTACCTGAAAGTTATGATCCATTTCTGAAACCGCTAATGGATGATATTTGTGAAGGCTTCATTGATGGGTTTCAAGTTTCATATCCTGCTGGGATTGCCATAGATAACTATCAGCCACGTGAAGTGGAAACTGTGCGAACTTTGTTATTGTGCTGGGCTGCTGATCATCCTGGTCAATGTGAAGTTGGCAAGTTCTTAAACCAAGGCAAATGTGGTTGTAGGAGATGCAAGATGACTGGGCAGCAAAGTGAGCATTCCAACCGTTACTACTATGGGAATAATCGTTACCACTGTCGATATCCATGGGTTAAGAGGAACATTCAACTGGAACTGGAAAATTTATATGATGTTGACAATGAAACCAGGAAAAGTGTAAGAAAAACACTTTCCTCCGAGAAAGGATTTACTGGAACAAGTGTTCTACATAAGTATCTGCATCCACTTTATGGATTCGATATCCTGCAACATATGGTGTTTGATGTTTTTCACACAGTCCTATTAAATCTATGCAAGAACCAGATTCAGAGAATGTTAGAGCTTGAACTGATTGACACAGCTCACCTGGatgaaaaactgaaaacctTTCCATGGACACAAGAACTTAAAAGTGGAAGAATTCCAGTTGCAGTTGGAAAGGAAGGTAAAGGGTTAGGCTTCTGGAAAGCTGAGggctttcaaaaatttttctttccactaCTGGAATGCGTTCTTGAAGGAAAGATGGAAAACTTGactgaacttgaaattttatGCTCagtttcaaggtttgtagaacTACATTTTATTAGTGGAAGAGATGGTTGGACTGATGAGATGATTCAAATGCACAGAAAGCTGGCCCAGAGAATCAATGTGAAAATTGAAGAGGCTCAAGGCATTGAAATGTGTACAATATCAGTGCACAATATGATCCACATCCATGAGGACATCATCAACTTTTCTGCAACAGACAATTATTGGTGCGCTGTTTTCGAAAGAGCAGTTAAAAGTTATGTCAAAAGATCACACAACTGCAAAGGAGTGGAGAGATCATTTGCTAAAGCTGAAGCTCGAAGAGAGTTTTTGAAAAGTCTTAAAGAAGGAGATGATAATCCATGTGATGAATGTGACACAAGTCAG TGCATTGTGCGTTCTGTGGAGGCAGCTAAGGTTATTTGCCACAAGAAAGGCCGCCATGCCTTGTTACTTGGGTCATCAAAAGGAGTTTCCCAACTGACCAGTGAGAATCATATCAAGATTGCAACTGCTCTATCACTTCCTCCAGTTGAGATATCGGCTGTTTCTACAAATGCTAAAAAGTGTTTTCTGAGCAATATTGGCTATGAAGGTCTGGTGCTGTCAAGTAATGATAACATCATTGTCAGGTTGGGGGGCAGTGAAGCAGTAGTGTGTGTGCAGAAATTTCTGTCAGTAAGATGTAAGGGAGAAGAATGTCAGTTACTTGGGGAGGGCAATGTAAAGCCTTTCCAGCAGGATGGCAGTGGGCACATTGATGTGAACTTTTGGAATGGTTTCCCAAAAGTACAAATGCAACCTGCTAGTGAAACAGTGTTCTTTTCAACTGAAGATGTTGCAAGAAAAGTTATGCTGTATGACTGTGGGGACAACATTGCAACTGTTGTTGATTATATGAGAAGGCTGAGAAGCCTTCCATATGAACTCATTGTCCCGGTTTACCCAGAGAAAGACGAAATGCTTCTTATTCAAGGAGAGCATCCTGGGGATGTCTGGTATGGGAAAGTACTAAGTATTGACAGGGCAAAACATGAAGTTGAAATAGTCTTCTTTGTAGAGAAGCGTCATCATCCTGGTAGATTTGAACGGGAGACATATGGAAGAGCAGCTGTAAACACAGTGTCTTTGGATTCAGTAACTGGAGTTGCACAAGGTCAATGGATTAGTACAAACTGTTGGCTGAAGAATATGTGA
- the LOC136892603 gene encoding uncharacterized protein: protein MPRTNLPVFNLISRTSQKCYIYSIHISEEEINDIDLVENLASREADAPIYSKLGFSYGKAVRFKKEFGIKQKSHNSARPSSPALKPTMAAMSTYTPEMRQLYLSKRKKIGLLATKKWGDKLPKFNSPESKAELKEFAEQISPECGIPEINFTEEGIAQHIKTFFTEQRRYRKSKNPALNRVCVSIKFYNNFHYYPTSLCRVQITPKTSTNITRSYLCLYVGEIASSVKKKCKVDNSASSEEKSSGGSTSSAESGGGDTDILEELDEDEDHGNTTDLELCRSESPISCSRLSGVALSNIAASWSLQVNQTIVKRVFSRVLKRDEIVEVLKNKFSVAQKNITGLAPTQLMSVLAKKLVKHRYCNVKEGEIKNLKEDITVVKEIEL, encoded by the exons ATGCCGAGGACAAATCTGCctgtgtttaatttaatttcccGCACTTCACAGAAGTGTTATATCTACTCTATTCACATTTCAGAAGAGGAAATCAATGACATAGACTTAGTGGAGAATCTGGCTTCCAGAGAAGCGGATGCACCGATTTATTCTAAACTTGGCTTTAGTTATGGGAAAGCGGTGCGTTTTAAAAAAGAATTCGGAATTAAACAGAAAAGCCACAACAGCGCACGCCCTTCTTCTCCAGCGCTAAAACCAACAATGGCGGCAATGTCCACTTACACTCCAGAGATGAGGCAACTTTATTTGTCGAA GAGGAAGAAAATTGGACTGTTGGCGACCAAAAAATGGGGCGATAAATTACCTAAATTCAACAGTCCAGAATCTAAAGCAGAGTTGAAAGAATTCGCTGAACAAATTAGCCCGGAATGTGGCATTCCTGAAATCAACTTTACCGAGGAAGGGATTGCACAGCACATAAAAACATTCTTCACTGAACAGAGGCGATATCGGAAGTCTAAAAATCCAGCACTTAATAGGGTATGTGTctcaattaaattttacaataactttcattattatccaacttcactttgtagagtacaaataacgcccaagacgagtacaaatatcacgcg ATCATATCTATGTCTGTAT GTTGGTGAGATTGCCAGCTCTGTcaaaaagaaatgtaaagtagACAAT TCAGCAAGTTCTGAGGAAAAGTCAAGTGGAGGGTCCACATCTAGTGCTGAATCTGGAGGAGGTGACACGGACATTCTGGAAGAACTAGACGAAGATGAAGATCATGGAAACACCACTGATCTTGAGTTGTGTAGGAGTGAGTCACCAATCTCTTGCAGCCGGCTTTCAGGTGTAGCGTTAAGTAACATAGCTGCGTCTTGGTCTTTACAGGTTAATCAGACGATTGTAAAAAGAGTTTTTAGTAGAGTATTGAAAAGAGATGAAATTGTTGAAGTGCTCAAAAACAAGTTTTCAGTGgcacaaaaaaatataactgGCCTTGCACCAACCCAACTTATGAGTGTGTTGGCCAAAAAACTTGTAAAACATCGTTACTGCAATGTAAAAGAAGGGGAGATCAAGAATCTGAAAGAGGATATAACTGTTGTTAAGGAAATTGAACTGTGA